A genomic stretch from Sulfuricurvum sp. includes:
- a CDS encoding YggS family pyridoxal phosphate-dependent enzyme produces MNTLEQKRHFDAIIERVERARLRVSNHHIVKIVAASKYVEQDSIRDLYAIGQRAFGENKVQDFATKVEQLDDLPLEWHFIGNLQKNKINHLLALNPHMIHSIDSLDLAHALNERLVRDGKTLRALVQVNSAYETSKSGFAPEEFLEAYTHIHESCPNLRLQGIMSIGAHSEDSKIIRKSFEITHTLHEKLPQGSICSMGMSSDFELAIECGSTMIRLGSILFQE; encoded by the coding sequence ATGAATACTTTAGAGCAAAAACGTCACTTTGATGCCATTATAGAGCGGGTAGAAAGAGCACGCTTACGTGTAAGTAATCATCATATCGTTAAAATCGTTGCCGCCAGTAAATACGTCGAACAAGACTCTATCCGTGACCTTTATGCCATCGGTCAGAGAGCATTCGGTGAGAATAAAGTACAAGATTTTGCAACCAAGGTAGAACAACTTGATGATCTCCCCTTAGAATGGCACTTTATTGGGAATTTACAAAAAAATAAAATCAATCACCTCTTAGCCCTCAATCCACATATGATTCACTCCATCGATTCACTCGACCTTGCGCATGCACTTAATGAACGTTTAGTGCGTGATGGAAAAACACTCCGTGCATTGGTTCAAGTAAATTCTGCGTATGAAACATCAAAATCGGGATTTGCACCCGAAGAGTTTTTAGAAGCTTATACCCACATTCATGAGAGTTGTCCGAACTTAAGATTACAAGGTATCATGAGTATCGGTGCCCATAGTGAGGATTCCAAAATTATCCGAAAAAGTTTTGAAATCACCCACACTCTCCATGAAAAACTCCCTCAAGGATCAATTTGTTCCATGGGGATGAGTAGTGACTTTGAACTCGCCATCGAGTGTGGTTCAACGATGATTCGCTTAGGTTCAATCCTTTTCCAAGAGTAA